Proteins from a single region of Fibrobacter sp. UWH6:
- a CDS encoding outer membrane beta-barrel protein, with protein sequence MKRLMALLGICFASAFAQGNWDSADVGWDDEPAAPATGAVADGNAAPAEALPAPVAVQEDEIPPVPPSPQDHGFVEIAEPAAPSQAAPAPAPSAESKTAAAPATAAPAAAQQEGLQWTFTGNANAAAPAAVPAAQDGDSFVPFGSQPAVNSTSSVPANDDRKKFFAGVFAAGTYNDFYDTKLGFGSLGKSASGYSIKTSGADDILGNFWGLGYNAGLSVLYMPSEFAGVHVEVGGAYRYASSEADISVILTWDDSDRLPEKSDMTIEYYVKQLRIDVPVLARFALPNVAFLEVGPQASFALYSKSKTVIEDDFGKQTFREHDVSDVFEMDAVIGVGSTKYIGTKALDMSLRFVMGITALNDADDAPKTWQGQFNLTFWFL encoded by the coding sequence ATGAAGCGACTGATGGCCCTGCTGGGAATTTGCTTTGCTTCCGCCTTTGCCCAGGGAAACTGGGATTCTGCTGATGTTGGATGGGATGATGAGCCCGCCGCTCCTGCAACGGGTGCCGTTGCCGATGGGAATGCTGCTCCCGCTGAAGCGTTGCCTGCGCCTGTGGCGGTTCAGGAGGATGAAATTCCGCCTGTGCCTCCCTCACCTCAGGATCACGGTTTTGTAGAAATTGCGGAACCGGCTGCTCCTAGTCAGGCAGCTCCCGCCCCGGCTCCCTCTGCCGAATCTAAAACTGCGGCCGCTCCTGCCACTGCCGCTCCTGCTGCGGCTCAGCAAGAAGGACTGCAATGGACTTTTACTGGGAATGCAAATGCTGCGGCACCTGCTGCCGTTCCTGCTGCACAGGATGGCGATAGCTTTGTTCCTTTTGGTTCACAACCTGCGGTCAACTCCACTTCGTCTGTTCCCGCAAATGATGACCGCAAGAAATTCTTCGCGGGTGTATTTGCTGCTGGAACCTATAACGATTTCTACGACACAAAGCTTGGATTCGGTTCCCTCGGTAAGAGTGCTTCGGGCTATTCCATCAAGACTTCCGGGGCCGATGATATTCTGGGCAATTTCTGGGGTCTTGGTTATAATGCCGGCCTTAGCGTGCTGTACATGCCCAGTGAATTTGCCGGTGTCCATGTGGAAGTGGGCGGGGCTTATCGTTATGCAAGCAGCGAAGCGGACATATCTGTGATTCTTACTTGGGATGATTCTGATCGACTTCCCGAAAAGTCAGACATGACCATTGAATATTACGTCAAGCAGCTTCGTATCGATGTGCCGGTATTGGCTCGTTTCGCCTTGCCGAATGTGGCTTTCCTGGAAGTGGGCCCCCAGGCGTCTTTCGCCCTTTATTCCAAGAGTAAGACTGTTATCGAAGATGATTTCGGAAAGCAGACTTTCCGCGAACATGACGTGAGCGATGTGTTTGAAATGGATGCAGTCATTGGTGTCGGTTCCACGAAGTACATCGGTACAAAGGCCCTTGACATGAGCTTGCGTTTTGTTATGGGTATCACTGCCTTAAACGATGCTGATGATGCGCCCAAGACTTGGCAGGGACAGTTTAATTTAACCTTCTGGTTCTTGTAA